From Candidatus Nanoarchaeia archaeon, one genomic window encodes:
- a CDS encoding VTT domain-containing protein — translation MLTAIREWIHIIYDVPTLIAYGGMFILFVIIFAETGLMVGFFLPGDSLLVTAGLFAAKGDLSVFWLIVVLSIAAILGDSTGYWIGKTAGPAIYKKEDSRFFKKSHLKKAEQFYIRHGGKTIILARFVPIIRTFAPVVAGAASMDYKRFVSFNIFGGILWVASMSLIGYYLGRIPGIDKNIDIVVIIVIFLSFLPIIFEWWRNKRKGVEDKSPVHRENYEEGDSIQTTQDHGQSNGYGQREIDNRLSNLDRNDEPTFFQNLNKTERSDSRPPKHL, via the coding sequence CACTGCAATCCGTGAATGGATACACATCATCTATGATGTTCCAACCTTAATAGCATATGGAGGAATGTTTATCCTCTTTGTCATCATCTTCGCAGAGACTGGCTTGATGGTCGGCTTCTTCCTGCCGGGAGATTCTTTGTTGGTTACAGCAGGCCTCTTTGCAGCAAAGGGAGATCTGAGCGTTTTCTGGCTTATTGTCGTGCTGAGCATTGCCGCAATTCTTGGAGACTCAACCGGCTACTGGATTGGAAAGACTGCAGGCCCTGCAATCTACAAGAAAGAGGATTCACGATTCTTCAAGAAATCCCATCTCAAGAAGGCAGAGCAGTTCTATATCAGGCATGGAGGGAAGACAATCATCCTTGCGCGATTCGTTCCGATCATACGCACCTTTGCTCCGGTTGTTGCAGGAGCTGCAAGCATGGATTATAAGCGGTTTGTCTCGTTCAATATCTTCGGTGGAATCCTCTGGGTAGCCTCGATGTCGCTTATTGGCTATTATCTCGGCAGGATACCCGGCATAGACAAGAACATCGATATCGTTGTTATTATCGTCATCTTTTTGTCGTTCCTTCCGATTATCTTTGAATGGTGGAGGAATAAAAGGAAAGGGGTTGAAGACAAAAGTCCAGTTCACAGAGAAAACTATGAGGAAGGCGACTCAATCCAAACAACACAGGATCATGGGCAAAGCAATGGATACGGGCAGAGAGAGATTGATAATAGGCTCTCCAATCTTGACAGAAATGACGAGCCCACCTTCTTCCAGAACCTCAATAAAACAGAG